One segment of Carya illinoinensis cultivar Pawnee chromosome 13, C.illinoinensisPawnee_v1, whole genome shotgun sequence DNA contains the following:
- the LOC122291325 gene encoding transcription repressor OFP13, which produces MGKKIMKLSSLFKNKETKQQPWQWASCKHPKTFSFRAGDEMFKTVNSVFFGSIVDGVEVETPESLFTNSSESASYSTESEEYFDRESLEMVVRGVKSERLFFEPGDSSSILEKKAKDHDHGGFPFKESVVLAMESENPYIDFKRSMEEMVESYGVKDWDCLEELLGWYLRMNGKKNHGFIVGAFVDLLVGLAATTTSSSSDSTCYFSAVSSSSSLSSSALLCSSVDHGEIEIEEVEKRR; this is translated from the coding sequence ATGGGCAAGAAGATCATGAAACTGTCTTCACTTTTcaagaacaaagaaacaaagCAGCAGCCATGGCAATGGGCCTCGTGTAAGCATCCCAAGACCTTTTCTTTCCGAGCTGGGGACGAAATGTTCAAGACAGTGAACTCGGTTTTCTTTGGCTCCATCGTGGATGGGGTAGAAGTGGAAACACCAGAGTCTTTGTTCACAAATTCTTCTGAATCTGCGAGCTACTCAACCGAGTCCGAGGAGTACTTCGACAGGGAATCACTCGAGATGGTGGTGCGGGGAGTGAAGTCCGAGAGGCTGTTTTTCGAGCCCGGTGATTCGAGCTCCATCTTAGAGAAGAAGGCGAAAGATCATGATCATGGCGGCTTTCCATTCAAAGAGAGCGTAGTTTTAGCAATGGAGTCAGAGAATCCGTACATTGATTTCAAGAGGTCAATGGAGGAGATGGTGGAATCTTATGGGGTGAAAGACTGGGATTGCTTGGAGGAGTTGCTGGGGTGGTATTTGAGGATGAACGGGAAGAAGAATCATGGATTTATAGTCGGAGCCTTTGTGGATCTGCTTGTTGGTCTTGCTGCAACAACTACTTCATCATCTTCTGATTCAACTTGTTATTTTTCtgctgtttcttcttcttcttctctttcttcctctgCATTATTATGTTCATCTGTTGATCATGGTGAGATTGAGATTGAGGAGGTAGAGAAGAGACGGTAA